AAAACCCGGCGTGCGGCAAGGACCGTTGGACCTACGCGTCCAGGCCACCGGCCGGAAGTCCCAGTCCCAGCCCCAGCATTGCATGGCCACGGCGGCAGGCATCCCCGGCACCAGAGCGGCCACCGCGTCCCACTTGGCCCTGCCCGTGTGGTCGAGCCCGCCCGGCCGTTCGATGTTCACGTCACCGATGACAGTCTGCGATCCCCGAAGGACTTCGAACCACCACTGAGCGGTGACGCCTACTGGCTGTCGTAGTGCTTCTGAGCGGCGACGAGCTCGTCTCCGTGTTCGCCGAACCATCGGATGAGATCGGTCAGCGGTCCCGCCAGACTGACACCGAGTTCCGTCAGACTGTAGGTGACCTGGGGCGGGGTGGTGGGCGCGACATGGCGGGCGACGAGCCCGGCCCGAGCCAGTGCTTTGAGGTTCTGCGACAGCATCTTCTGGCTGATGCCACCGACTCGTGCATGCAGTTGGGCGAACCGGTGCGGGCCTGCGATGCCCGACCGGCCGCAACGGCCGTTTCGTCGGTGGGGCTCCGAAGTCATCCGGATGAGGAGGCGCATGCTGTCGGCGCCGGCGAGGGTGAGAAACCCGGCAGAGCGCTGGAGAACTCAGGGGAAGTCGCGCTGAGGGCTTGAGTCTCCAGCCGCCGGAGGGTCCAGGATCTTGCTCATGGAAGACGAACGCCCCGACATGCTCACCATTGGCCGGCTCGCGCACCGCACCGGGCTTCCGGTGCGTACCCTGCGCTTCTGGTCGGACGAGGGGGCGGTGCCACCTGTGGGCCGCTCCGCGGGCGGCTACAGGTTGTACGACGCCGCGTCCGTGGCCCGTGTCGAGCTGGTCCGCACCCTGCGGGAGCTGGGGCTCGGGCTGGACGACGTGTGCCGCGTCCTGAGCGGCGGCATCACGGTCGCCGAGGTCGCCGACGCGCATGTGGCCGCGCTCGACGCGCAGATCCGCTCCCTCAAGGTGAGCCGGGCCGTCCTGTCCACCGTGGCGAAACGTGGTTCGACCGCTGAGGAGACAGCACTGATGAACCGGTTGGCGCGGCTTTCCGCCGCCGAGCGCAAGCAGATCATCGACGAGTTCAAGGAGGAGGTGTTCGGCGGCCTCGACGACCCGGGTCTGCGGGATCGTATCGGCACCTACAGCATCGAACTGCCCGACGATCCCACACCTGAGCAGGTCGACGCGTGGATCGAACTCGCCGAATTGGTGCGGGACCCCGGTTTCCGCGACCGGTTGCGCACATGGATGGAGTTCAACACGCCCGTACCGGGGCAGGGCCGTCCCCCGGGGGCGTCCATCTGGTGGGCCAGGCAGATCGTGCGGACCGTCGCGGAGGTCAGGAAGGGCGGGGTCGCTCCCGAGGAGCCGGCAGCGGCCGAGTTGCTGTCCGAGCTGTTCGGTGACGCCGATCGGGCCGCCGTGCTGCGCAGCCTGGAGGCCGGGATCGAGGCTGGAGCGGAGCGCTACCGCAGGCTCGTCGCCCGTGTACGCGGGCAGGATTCGTCGCCCGACGCGACCGAGGAGCTGGAGTGGCTGGCGCGGGCCCTGCGCGCCGCGGATCAGGCCTGAGGTGGTGCCCGGCCTCGGCACGGGGCAGGCCGCCGTCCTGCTGCGGCCGCGGGGGTTGGAGCCGTACGACGGGCGCCACGGCGCGGCGGGGCGGGGGTCTCTCGGGACGGCGTTACCGTGGCGAACGTGACGGGAAGCGATGCCGACCGACGGTGGTCCGAGTCCATGCCGGCGGCCTATGAGCAGTACCTGGTGCCGGTGCTCTTCCAGCCCTTCGCCACGGACCTGGCCGCCCGAGTAGCGGCACTCCACCCTCGGAGGATCCTCGAACTGGCCGCGGGCACCGGTGCTTTGACGTCACATCTCCTCGCGACAGCGCCGTCGGGCGAGGTGACGGCCACCGACCTGAACGAGGCCATGATCGCCCTCGGTTCGGCCCGGGCCCCGGGCGCGGTGTGGCAACAGGCCGACGCGCAGCGGCTGCCGTTCCCGGACGGAGGCTTCGACCTGGTGGTCTGCCAATTCGGCGTGATGTTCTTCCCCGACAGGGTCGCGGCCTTCACCGAGGCTCGTCGGGTGCTGGCCCCGGGCGGCCGGTTCCTGTTCAACACCTGGGGCCCGCTCAGCACACACGCCTTCGGCTCCGCGGTGCAGGCCGGGCTGGAGCGGGCCTTTCCGGCCGACCCACCGCGGTTCCTCCCAACGGTCCCGCACGGCTACTGCGACCCCGCCGTCGTGGCCGCTGACCTCGCGGCCGCCGGGTTCGCCGTCGAGGAGGAGCAGGAACTGACGTTGGAGGGCCGGGCCGCGTCGGCCGCGGACCTTGCCACCGGGTTCCTCACCGGGACGCCGGTGCGCGCGGCCGTCGAGGAGCGCGGAGACGGGCCGGCCGTCCTGGCCACCGTCGTCGGAGAGATGACGGCCCGTCTGGGCACAGGGCCGGTTTCCGCCCCGATGACGGCGTACGTCTTCCGCGCCGTGGCCTCGGCACTCGATGCGCCCGTGTCGAGGAGGACATGAGCCGACCTTGGCGGGGCACGTCGCACGGGCGCGCTCCGTGCTCACCGGGTGCCGTTCGAGCGGCGTTGCCGCTTCGCCGCGTATCCGGAGCATGACCTCGCCGGCCGTCGACGACTTCTAAGGCCCTCCACCACGGGGCCTGGACTTCCGCGCGGGGCGCCCTGGGCGCCCCGCGACCCCGGGCCCTCGGGTGCGGGCGGCGGGGGGCTGGTCTAGCGTCGAAGGGGGAAGAATGGACCGGCCCCGCCGGGCCGGTACCCGAGCCCCGGAGAGCAGGTGCGTCGCATGCGCGCGTCGACCCGTACCGCAGGCGTCCTCGCCGGTCTGACCCTCACACTCGGCGGCGCGGCCATGGCCGCCCACGCCGCACCCGCGGACATCCCGGCTTGTACGAAGACTGCCGAGAGAACGGGCGTCCAAGTCACCGACGCCGTCACGGCCGCCTGCACCCGTGGCGTGTCGGGAGACCTACAAGGGTGCGTGAACGGGCTCGCCTCCGCCGGTGTCCCCGGCGGCGCCGCAAACGGCGCATGCCGCGAGGCGGCCCACGAGCCGCGCTAGACCGCACTCTCGGATCACCTCGCGGACCAGCTGAAGGCGACTGCGCGGTGGAATGGCAAGGTGGAGTCCGGAAAGGTGCAGTCCGGCAAGGTCGATGCCGCACCGGAGGCCTGGCCCGGGGAGTCGAGGAACGCGTCGAGCCGCTTCCGGGCGCATCTCGTCGCGGAGCGCCCGGAAGCGGCTCGGCGGCGCCATGAAACCGGCTCTCGCCGGCGCCGCATCGGGTTCGTGATCACGACCCCGGGGACCGGACGCACCTGAGCGGGCACGGTTGCCGCAGAGCCCGTGGCGCGTCGTCCTCCCGTGGGTCCGCGGTGGCGACGGCCCGTCGGGCGGTGCGCTCACGTCACCAGGTGCAGTGACGTTCCCGCGATGCCCAGTCGTATGCTCTGGCCCCAGGTCAGCTCCAGGGCGTCGCTCTCCATCCCGTCGCCGAAGACCACCATCCGGTCCGATTCCACGGTCAGCCGCAGCTTCTGCCCCCGCCCCAGTTCACCGGCGACTTTCGTCGTTCCGGTCGTGGGAGAGGGCCAGGCCTCGCG
This region of Streptomyces sp. NBC_00513 genomic DNA includes:
- a CDS encoding winged helix-turn-helix transcriptional regulator — encoded protein: MRLLIRMTSEPHRRNGRCGRSGIAGPHRFAQLHARVGGISQKMLSQNLKALARAGLVARHVAPTTPPQVTYSLTELGVSLAGPLTDLIRWFGEHGDELVAAQKHYDSQ
- a CDS encoding MerR family transcriptional regulator, which translates into the protein MEDERPDMLTIGRLAHRTGLPVRTLRFWSDEGAVPPVGRSAGGYRLYDAASVARVELVRTLRELGLGLDDVCRVLSGGITVAEVADAHVAALDAQIRSLKVSRAVLSTVAKRGSTAEETALMNRLARLSAAERKQIIDEFKEEVFGGLDDPGLRDRIGTYSIELPDDPTPEQVDAWIELAELVRDPGFRDRLRTWMEFNTPVPGQGRPPGASIWWARQIVRTVAEVRKGGVAPEEPAAAELLSELFGDADRAAVLRSLEAGIEAGAERYRRLVARVRGQDSSPDATEELEWLARALRAADQA
- a CDS encoding class I SAM-dependent methyltransferase; this translates as MPAAYEQYLVPVLFQPFATDLAARVAALHPRRILELAAGTGALTSHLLATAPSGEVTATDLNEAMIALGSARAPGAVWQQADAQRLPFPDGGFDLVVCQFGVMFFPDRVAAFTEARRVLAPGGRFLFNTWGPLSTHAFGSAVQAGLERAFPADPPRFLPTVPHGYCDPAVVAADLAAAGFAVEEEQELTLEGRAASAADLATGFLTGTPVRAAVEERGDGPAVLATVVGEMTARLGTGPVSAPMTAYVFRAVASALDAPVSRRT